The Pongo abelii isolate AG06213 chromosome 21, NHGRI_mPonAbe1-v2.0_pri, whole genome shotgun sequence genome has a window encoding:
- the LOC100461093 gene encoding putative BPIFA4P protein translates to MLNVSRLFVLLCGLLASSSAQEVLAGVSSQLLNDLTQGLLRSDFLPSLQTIGLQKSLSSAFDGVSGLLDIFGPPLTNEIDTVRIQVKNPQLLQVSIESTPQRKEATVRVPFTSELIVQLLTMKPFTANIQSDIKVQIRLEKNVGGRYELAFGNCRLLPEAIWIQTGVQLAPAAKFVVANIERNLKNIVAHDLGQKVCSVINKWLYNLDQHVVKELINLVLLQEKYQVTI, encoded by the exons ATGCTGAATGTCTCTCGCCTCTTTGTTCTCCTCTGTGGGCTGCTTGCCTCATCCTCTGCACAGGAGGTCCTGGCTGGAGTTTCTTCCCAGCTCCTTAATG ATTTGACTCAAGGACTCCTCAGGTCAGACTTTCTTCCCAGCCTGCAGACAATTGGCCTCCAGAAATCATTGAGTAGTGCCTTCGATGGTGTATCAGGCCTCCTGGACATCTTTGGGCCTCCACTCACCAATGAGATCGACACTGTTAG GATACAGGTGAAAAATCCTCAACTCCTCCAAGTCTCCATTGAGAGCACCCCTCAAAGAAAGGAGGCCACTGTACGAGTACCATTCACGTCTGAGTTGATTGTGCA GCTCCTGACCATGAAGCCCTTCACAGCTAATATCCAGTCAGATATAAAAGTCCAGATTCGTTTGGAGAAGAATGTAGGTGGCAGATATGAACTTGCCTTTGGGAACTGCAGGCTCTTGCCTGAGGCAATTTGGATCCAAACTGGAGTCCA ACTCGCCCCAGCAGCAAAATTTGTTGTGGCAAACATagagagaaacctgaaaaacataGTAGCCCATGATCTGGGACAAAAA GTGTGTTCTGTGATTAATAAATGGCTCTACAACCTGGACCAGCATGTGGTTAAAGAGTTGATTA ATCTGGTCCTGCTGCAGGAAAAGTACCAAGTCACCATCTAA